In Sander vitreus isolate 19-12246 chromosome 7, sanVit1, whole genome shotgun sequence, a genomic segment contains:
- the atp13a2 gene encoding polyamine-transporting ATPase 13A2 isoform X2 has protein sequence MMDTVRRGSVVEPQSGLPSPSTRHPLLSPDSHMDVQGYKWVRWRLWLCRLAAVLSLGVLLIVFHWRPRLAVLARCCSCPLALADILLIRDSFGQQHVVEVLTEEMDSSSLEMVVELEENEWRDTVQLHKEEKTLLRYYLFKGLRYIWLGRKGAFCRVSVLNEDWTCNDVYGFQKGLSHLEQSLRRCLYGPNLIDVQVKSYVKLLFEEVLNPFYVFQVFSITLWIVDNYYYYAICIFIISILSIGISLYEIRKQSVTLRNMARLVTNVTIRRNSGVEELVSSEELAPGDCLIIPQEGLLLPCDAALLAGECLVNESMLTGESVPVLKTPLLASEGRYSSDTERRHTLFCGTQLIQAKGGGPGGSGAVAVVTSTGFFTAKGNLVSSILYPHPTDFRFYQDSAKFLLILGFVAFVGTIYSFVVLFKSGVTWLELVVMSLDVVTIAVPPALSAAITTGTIYAQRRLKSQGVFCISPPRINICGKVSLFCFDKTGTLTEDGMDVWGVMEGGPAGFSELVPDPRLLHTGPMLSGLACCHTVTLLQGQPLGDPLELKMVESTGWTLHEPEGDGNVLDAEFGGHRVLAVLRPPNQQPQAQGASTCEAVAIVQRFPFSSALQRMSVVTVARGRCSALAFMKGSPEMVASLCRAETVPGQFSSKLHSFSSEGLRVLALAYKPVDGNADLRTIERGEVEKDMQFLGLMIMKNLVKPESAQVINMLRLAQLRSVMVTGDNILTAVNVAKSCGMVGFDDKVIFVNATPHTAQSIPTLRFSLEDRGEVITQGLYQGGFDYHLAINGKSFAALCDHFPEYLPKVLLRATVFARMAPDQKTQLVKELQKLNYKVGMCGDGANDCGALRAADVGVSLSEAEASVASPFTSKTENISCVPLLIREGRCSLVTSFSLFRYMASYSLIQLCAVLTLYTVRTRMSDMQFLVCDFFLVTTLAIVMGRGGPSDKLDPSRPSASLLSLPVLGSLFIHTCVIVLGQLAVLFITTSQDWYVPINSTRIGADNLPNMEDTSVFALSGFQYIIMAVVVTKGYPHKKPLYYNWIFLCVLLILFALMTWLVLNPGPVLKILKLYDFSDMNFKMLLIALAALNFLICFFVEVLIDLGILNCLRLLRGRRESKKPYKRLNILLSESPSWPPLNQTLSPRDYTVIQFS, from the exons ATGATGGATACCGTTAGGCGTG GTAGTGTGGTGGAGCCGCAGAGCGGACTCCCGTCACCCAGTACACGACACCCACTGCTCAGTCCGGACTCTCACATG GATGTTCAGGGGTATAAGTGGGTGCGCTGGAGGTTGTGGTTGTGTCGTCTGGCTGCTGTGCTGTCCTTGGGTGTCCTCCTGATTGTGTTTCACTGGCGCCCAAGGCTTGCTGTCCTGGCCCGCTGCTGTTCCTGCCCTCTTGCTTTGGCAGATATTCTGCTAATAAGA GACAGTTTTGGCCAGCAGCATGTGGTGGAGGTCCTCACAGAGGAGATGGATAGCAGCAG TTTGGAAATGGTGGTAGAGCTGGAGGAAAATGAATGGAGAGATACAGTTCAGCTGCACAAGGAGGAG AAAACGCTGCTGCGCTACTACCTGTTTAAAGGACTGCGCTACATCTGGCTGGGCAGGAAAGGAGCTTTCTGTCGTGTCAG TGTCCTCAATGAGGACTGGACCTGCAATGATGTGTATGGCTTCCAAAAGGGCCTGAGTCACCTGGAGCAAAGCCTCAG GAGATGCCTGTATGGGCCGAACCTTATTGATGTGCAGGTGAAGTCTTACGTGAAACTGCTGTTTGAGGAG GTCCTCAACCCATTCTATGTGTTCCAAGTGTTCAGCATCACCCTGTGGATTGttgacaattattattattacgccatttgtatatttattatcTCCATTTTATCCATCGGTATCTCACTTTATGAGATCCGCAAG CAAAGCGTCACTCTTCGCAACATGGCCCGGTTGGTCACCAATGTCACAATACGGAGAAACTCAGGAG TGGAGGAACTTGTTAGCTCAGAGGAACTGGCCCCCGGCGACTGTCTAATCATCCCTCAGGAAGGTCTGCTGCTGCCCTGTGATGCGGCCCTGCTGGCTGGGGAGTGTCTGGTCAATGAGAGCATGCTCACAG GTGAAAGTGTCCCAGTGCTAAAGACGCCACTGCTAGCTAGTGAGGGGAGGTACAGCTCAGACACTGAGCGCAGACACACCCTATTCTGTGGTACCCAGCTCATTCAGGCCAAAGGGGGAGGGCCGGGAGGCAGCGGTGCTGTTGCTGTGGTCACAAGCACCG GGTTTTTCACAGCCAAAGGTAACCTGGTCAGCTCCATTTTGTATCCTCATCCAACCGACTTCCGCTTCTACCAAGATTCTGCTAAGTTCCTGCTCATCCTTGGTTTTGTTG CTTTTGTTGGCACCATTTACAGCTTTGTGGTCCTCTTCAAATCGGGT GTGACCTGGCTGGAGTTGGTGGTTATGAGCCTGGATGTTGTGACCATCGCAGTGCCTCCTGCCCTATCTGCAGCCATCACCACTGGCACTATCTATGCCCAGCGCAGGCTGAAGAGCCAGGGCGTCTTCTGCATCAGTCCACCACGCATCAACATTTGTGGCAAGGTCTCACTCTTCTGCTTTGACAAG ACAGGGACTCTTACGGAGGACGGTATGGATGTGTGGGGAGTGATGGAGGGGGGACCTGCCGGTTTCTCAGAGCTGGTCCCAGATCCCAGACTCCTGCACACAGGCCCCATGCTCTCAGGCCTGGCCTGCTGTCACACTGTGACACTGTTGCAAGGACAGCCCCTCGGAGACCCTCTGGAGCTCAAGATGGTCGAGTCCACTGGTTGG ACACTCCATGAGCCAGAGGGAGATGGAAATGTGCTGGATGCAGAGTTTGGAGGCCACAGAGTTTTGGCTGTTTTGAGACCGCCTAATCAACAGCCTCAAGCTCAAGGAGCT TCCACATGCGAGGCGGTGGCCATTGTTCAGAGGTTTCCCTTCTCCTCGGCACTGCAGAGGATGAGTGTGGTGACGGTGGCCCGCGGCCGATGCTCGGCTCTCGCATTCATGAAAGGATCCCCAGAAATGGTGGCTAGCCTCTGCCGAGCAGAAACTG TGCCAGGGCAGTTCTCCAGCAAACTGCACAGTTTCTCCAGCGAAGGTCTCCGAGTTCTTGCACTCGCCTATAAACCAGTAGACGGGAACGCTGACTTAAGGACCATTGAACG AGGGGAGGTAGAGAAAGACATGCAGTTCCTGGGCTTGATGATCATGAAGAATCTGGTGAAGCCAGAGAGTGCCCAGGTTATTAACATGCTGAGACTGGCACAACTTCGCAGTGTCATGGTCACTG GGGACAACATTTTAACAGCAGTCAATGTAGCAAAAAGCTGTGGGATGGTAGGATTTGATGACAAGGTGATATTCGTCAATGCAACCCCCCACACTGCTCAGTCCATACCCACCCTGAGGTTCAGCCTGGAAGACAGAGGGGAGGTCATCACTCAG GGCCTGTACCAGGGTGGTTTTGACTATCACTTGGCTATTAATGGCAAGTCATTTGCTGCCCTCTGTGATCACTTCCCTGAGTATTTGCCAAAG GTTTTGCTGCGAGCCACAGTATTTGCACGCATGGCTCCTGACCAGAAAACCCAGCTAGTGAAGGAGTTGCAGAAACTTAA CTACAAGGTGGGCATGTGTGGGGACGGGGCCAACGACTGCGGGGCCCTGAGAGCTGCTGATGTTGGGGTTTCTCTGTCTGAAGCCGAGGCTTCAGTCGCGTCACCTTTCACCTCCAAGACTGAAAACATCAGCTGTGTGCCGCTGCTTATCAG AGAGGGCCGGTGTTCTCTGGTCACCTCCTTCAGTCTCTTTAGATACATGGCCAGTTACAGCCTCATTCAGCTCTGTGCTGTCCTCACCCTCTACACA GTGAGGACGAGGATGTCCGACATGCAGTTCTTggtttgtgacttttttctggTGACGACACTGGCCATTGTGATGGGGAGAGGAGGCCCCAGTGACAAGCTGGACCCCTCCAGACCCTCAGCCAGTCTGCTGTCCCTGCCTGTGCTGGGCAGCCTCTTCATCCACACCTGTGTGATTGTTCTGGGCCAGCTGGCTGTGCTCTTCATCACCACCTCACAGGACTG gtacgTTCCAATCAATTCAACAAGGATTGGCGCAGACAATCTGCCAAACATGGAGGACACCAGTGTGTTTGCCTTGTCAGGTTTCCAGTACATCATCATGGCTGTGGTGGTCACCAAGGGATACCCTCACAAGAAACCCTTATACTACAATT GGATTTTCCTCTGTGTACTATTGATCCTCTTTGCCCTGATGACTTGGCTGGTGTTGAATCCTGGGCCTGTCCTTAAAATACTTAAACTGTACGACTTCTCTGATATGAATTTCAAAATGCTGCTCATCGCTCTGGCTGCTCTTAACttcctcatttgtttttttgtggag gtgCTGATAGATTTGGGTATCCTGAACTGTCTTCGGTTGCTGCGTGGGAGGCGTGAATCCAAGAAACCGTATAAACGTCTTAATATCCTTCTGTCTGAATCCCCCTCATGGCCGCCCCTTAATCAAACCCTGTCACCCAGAGATTACACAGTCATCCAATTTAGCTAG
- the atp13a2 gene encoding polyamine-transporting ATPase 13A2 isoform X4: protein MMDTVRRGSVVEPQSGLPSPSTRHPLLSPDSHMDVQGYKWVRWRLWLCRLAAVLSLGVLLIVFHWRPRLAVLARCCSCPLALADILLIRDSFGQQHVVEVLTEEMDSSSLEMVVELEENEWRDTVQLHKEEKTLLRYYLFKGLRYIWLGRKGAFCRVSVLNEDWTCNDVYGFQKGLSHLEQSLRRCLYGPNLIDVQVKSYVKLLFEEQSVTLRNMARLVTNVTIRRNSGVEELVSSEELAPGDCLIIPQEGLLLPCDAALLAGECLVNESMLTGESVPVLKTPLLASEGRYSSDTERRHTLFCGTQLIQAKGGGPGGSGAVAVVTSTGFFTAKGNLVSSILYPHPTDFRFYQDSAKFLLILGFVAFVGTIYSFVVLFKSGVTWLELVVMSLDVVTIAVPPALSAAITTGTIYAQRRLKSQGVFCISPPRINICGKVSLFCFDKTGTLTEDGMDVWGVMEGGPAGFSELVPDPRLLHTGPMLSGLACCHTVTLLQGQPLGDPLELKMVESTGWTLHEPEGDGNVLDAEFGGHRVLAVLRPPNQQPQAQGASTCEAVAIVQRFPFSSALQRMSVVTVARGRCSALAFMKGSPEMVASLCRAETVPGQFSSKLHSFSSEGLRVLALAYKPVDGNADLRTIERGEVEKDMQFLGLMIMKNLVKPESAQVINMLRLAQLRSVMVTGDNILTAVNVAKSCGMVGFDDKVIFVNATPHTAQSIPTLRFSLEDRGEVITQGLYQGGFDYHLAINGKSFAALCDHFPEYLPKVLLRATVFARMAPDQKTQLVKELQKLNYKVGMCGDGANDCGALRAADVGVSLSEAEASVASPFTSKTENISCVPLLIREGRCSLVTSFSLFRYMASYSLIQLCAVLTLYTVRTRMSDMQFLVCDFFLVTTLAIVMGRGGPSDKLDPSRPSASLLSLPVLGSLFIHTCVIVLGQLAVLFITTSQDWSVKRYVPINSTRIGADNLPNMEDTSVFALSGFQYIIMAVVVTKGYPHKKPLYYNWIFLCVLLILFALMTWLVLNPGPVLKILKLYDFSDMNFKMLLIALAALNFLICFFVEVLIDLGILNCLRLLRGRRESKKPYKRLNILLSESPSWPPLNQTLSPRDYTVIQFS, encoded by the exons ATGATGGATACCGTTAGGCGTG GTAGTGTGGTGGAGCCGCAGAGCGGACTCCCGTCACCCAGTACACGACACCCACTGCTCAGTCCGGACTCTCACATG GATGTTCAGGGGTATAAGTGGGTGCGCTGGAGGTTGTGGTTGTGTCGTCTGGCTGCTGTGCTGTCCTTGGGTGTCCTCCTGATTGTGTTTCACTGGCGCCCAAGGCTTGCTGTCCTGGCCCGCTGCTGTTCCTGCCCTCTTGCTTTGGCAGATATTCTGCTAATAAGA GACAGTTTTGGCCAGCAGCATGTGGTGGAGGTCCTCACAGAGGAGATGGATAGCAGCAG TTTGGAAATGGTGGTAGAGCTGGAGGAAAATGAATGGAGAGATACAGTTCAGCTGCACAAGGAGGAG AAAACGCTGCTGCGCTACTACCTGTTTAAAGGACTGCGCTACATCTGGCTGGGCAGGAAAGGAGCTTTCTGTCGTGTCAG TGTCCTCAATGAGGACTGGACCTGCAATGATGTGTATGGCTTCCAAAAGGGCCTGAGTCACCTGGAGCAAAGCCTCAG GAGATGCCTGTATGGGCCGAACCTTATTGATGTGCAGGTGAAGTCTTACGTGAAACTGCTGTTTGAGGAG CAAAGCGTCACTCTTCGCAACATGGCCCGGTTGGTCACCAATGTCACAATACGGAGAAACTCAGGAG TGGAGGAACTTGTTAGCTCAGAGGAACTGGCCCCCGGCGACTGTCTAATCATCCCTCAGGAAGGTCTGCTGCTGCCCTGTGATGCGGCCCTGCTGGCTGGGGAGTGTCTGGTCAATGAGAGCATGCTCACAG GTGAAAGTGTCCCAGTGCTAAAGACGCCACTGCTAGCTAGTGAGGGGAGGTACAGCTCAGACACTGAGCGCAGACACACCCTATTCTGTGGTACCCAGCTCATTCAGGCCAAAGGGGGAGGGCCGGGAGGCAGCGGTGCTGTTGCTGTGGTCACAAGCACCG GGTTTTTCACAGCCAAAGGTAACCTGGTCAGCTCCATTTTGTATCCTCATCCAACCGACTTCCGCTTCTACCAAGATTCTGCTAAGTTCCTGCTCATCCTTGGTTTTGTTG CTTTTGTTGGCACCATTTACAGCTTTGTGGTCCTCTTCAAATCGGGT GTGACCTGGCTGGAGTTGGTGGTTATGAGCCTGGATGTTGTGACCATCGCAGTGCCTCCTGCCCTATCTGCAGCCATCACCACTGGCACTATCTATGCCCAGCGCAGGCTGAAGAGCCAGGGCGTCTTCTGCATCAGTCCACCACGCATCAACATTTGTGGCAAGGTCTCACTCTTCTGCTTTGACAAG ACAGGGACTCTTACGGAGGACGGTATGGATGTGTGGGGAGTGATGGAGGGGGGACCTGCCGGTTTCTCAGAGCTGGTCCCAGATCCCAGACTCCTGCACACAGGCCCCATGCTCTCAGGCCTGGCCTGCTGTCACACTGTGACACTGTTGCAAGGACAGCCCCTCGGAGACCCTCTGGAGCTCAAGATGGTCGAGTCCACTGGTTGG ACACTCCATGAGCCAGAGGGAGATGGAAATGTGCTGGATGCAGAGTTTGGAGGCCACAGAGTTTTGGCTGTTTTGAGACCGCCTAATCAACAGCCTCAAGCTCAAGGAGCT TCCACATGCGAGGCGGTGGCCATTGTTCAGAGGTTTCCCTTCTCCTCGGCACTGCAGAGGATGAGTGTGGTGACGGTGGCCCGCGGCCGATGCTCGGCTCTCGCATTCATGAAAGGATCCCCAGAAATGGTGGCTAGCCTCTGCCGAGCAGAAACTG TGCCAGGGCAGTTCTCCAGCAAACTGCACAGTTTCTCCAGCGAAGGTCTCCGAGTTCTTGCACTCGCCTATAAACCAGTAGACGGGAACGCTGACTTAAGGACCATTGAACG AGGGGAGGTAGAGAAAGACATGCAGTTCCTGGGCTTGATGATCATGAAGAATCTGGTGAAGCCAGAGAGTGCCCAGGTTATTAACATGCTGAGACTGGCACAACTTCGCAGTGTCATGGTCACTG GGGACAACATTTTAACAGCAGTCAATGTAGCAAAAAGCTGTGGGATGGTAGGATTTGATGACAAGGTGATATTCGTCAATGCAACCCCCCACACTGCTCAGTCCATACCCACCCTGAGGTTCAGCCTGGAAGACAGAGGGGAGGTCATCACTCAG GGCCTGTACCAGGGTGGTTTTGACTATCACTTGGCTATTAATGGCAAGTCATTTGCTGCCCTCTGTGATCACTTCCCTGAGTATTTGCCAAAG GTTTTGCTGCGAGCCACAGTATTTGCACGCATGGCTCCTGACCAGAAAACCCAGCTAGTGAAGGAGTTGCAGAAACTTAA CTACAAGGTGGGCATGTGTGGGGACGGGGCCAACGACTGCGGGGCCCTGAGAGCTGCTGATGTTGGGGTTTCTCTGTCTGAAGCCGAGGCTTCAGTCGCGTCACCTTTCACCTCCAAGACTGAAAACATCAGCTGTGTGCCGCTGCTTATCAG AGAGGGCCGGTGTTCTCTGGTCACCTCCTTCAGTCTCTTTAGATACATGGCCAGTTACAGCCTCATTCAGCTCTGTGCTGTCCTCACCCTCTACACA GTGAGGACGAGGATGTCCGACATGCAGTTCTTggtttgtgacttttttctggTGACGACACTGGCCATTGTGATGGGGAGAGGAGGCCCCAGTGACAAGCTGGACCCCTCCAGACCCTCAGCCAGTCTGCTGTCCCTGCCTGTGCTGGGCAGCCTCTTCATCCACACCTGTGTGATTGTTCTGGGCCAGCTGGCTGTGCTCTTCATCACCACCTCACAGGACTGGTCAGTAAAAAG gtacgTTCCAATCAATTCAACAAGGATTGGCGCAGACAATCTGCCAAACATGGAGGACACCAGTGTGTTTGCCTTGTCAGGTTTCCAGTACATCATCATGGCTGTGGTGGTCACCAAGGGATACCCTCACAAGAAACCCTTATACTACAATT GGATTTTCCTCTGTGTACTATTGATCCTCTTTGCCCTGATGACTTGGCTGGTGTTGAATCCTGGGCCTGTCCTTAAAATACTTAAACTGTACGACTTCTCTGATATGAATTTCAAAATGCTGCTCATCGCTCTGGCTGCTCTTAACttcctcatttgtttttttgtggag gtgCTGATAGATTTGGGTATCCTGAACTGTCTTCGGTTGCTGCGTGGGAGGCGTGAATCCAAGAAACCGTATAAACGTCTTAATATCCTTCTGTCTGAATCCCCCTCATGGCCGCCCCTTAATCAAACCCTGTCACCCAGAGATTACACAGTCATCCAATTTAGCTAG
- the atp13a2 gene encoding polyamine-transporting ATPase 13A2 isoform X5: MMDTVRRGSVVEPQSGLPSPSTRHPLLSPDSHMDVQGYKWVRWRLWLCRLAAVLSLGVLLIVFHWRPRLAVLARCCSCPLALADILLIRDSFGQQHVVEVLTEEMDSSSLEMVVELEENEWRDTVQLHKEEKTLLRYYLFKGLRYIWLGRKGAFCRVSVLNEDWTCNDVYGFQKGLSHLEQSLRRCLYGPNLIDVQVKSYVKLLFEEVLNPFYVFQVFSITLWIVDNYYYYAICIFIISILSIGISLYEIRKQSVTLRNMARLVTNVTIRRNSGVEELVSSEELAPGDCLIIPQEGLLLPCDAALLAGECLVNESMLTGESVPVLKTPLLASEGRYSSDTERRHTLFCGTQLIQAKGGGPGGSGAVAVVTSTGFFTAKGNLVSSILYPHPTDFRFYQDSAKFLLILGFVAFVGTIYSFVVLFKSGVTWLELVVMSLDVVTIAVPPALSAAITTGTIYAQRRLKSQGVFCISPPRINICGKVSLFCFDKTGTLTEDGMDVWGVMEGGPAGFSELVPDPRLLHTGPMLSGLACCHTVTLLQGQPLGDPLELKMVESTGWTLHEPEGDGNVLDAEFGGHRVLAVLRPPNQQPQAQGASTCEAVAIVQRFPFSSALQRMSVVTVARGRCSALAFMKGSPEMVASLCRAETVPGQFSSKLHSFSSEGLRVLALAYKPVDGNADLRTIERGEVEKDMQFLGLMIMKNLVKPESAQVINMLRLAQLRSVMVTGDNILTAVNVAKSCGMVGFDDKVIFVNATPHTAQSIPTLRFSLEDRGEVITQGLYQGGFDYHLAINGKSFAALCDHFPEYLPKVLLRATVFARMAPDQKTQLVKELQKLNYKVGMCGDGANDCGALRAADVGVSLSEAEASVASPFTSKTENISCVPLLIREGRCSLVTSFSLFRYMASYSLIQLCAVLTLYTVRTRMSDMQFLVCDFFLVTTLAIVMGRGGPSDKLDPSRPSASLLSLPVLGSLFIHTCVIVLGQLAVLFITTSQDWSVKRYVPINSTRIGADNLPNMEDTSVFALSGFQYIIMAVVVTKGYPHKKPLYYNCADRFGYPELSSVAAWEA; this comes from the exons ATGATGGATACCGTTAGGCGTG GTAGTGTGGTGGAGCCGCAGAGCGGACTCCCGTCACCCAGTACACGACACCCACTGCTCAGTCCGGACTCTCACATG GATGTTCAGGGGTATAAGTGGGTGCGCTGGAGGTTGTGGTTGTGTCGTCTGGCTGCTGTGCTGTCCTTGGGTGTCCTCCTGATTGTGTTTCACTGGCGCCCAAGGCTTGCTGTCCTGGCCCGCTGCTGTTCCTGCCCTCTTGCTTTGGCAGATATTCTGCTAATAAGA GACAGTTTTGGCCAGCAGCATGTGGTGGAGGTCCTCACAGAGGAGATGGATAGCAGCAG TTTGGAAATGGTGGTAGAGCTGGAGGAAAATGAATGGAGAGATACAGTTCAGCTGCACAAGGAGGAG AAAACGCTGCTGCGCTACTACCTGTTTAAAGGACTGCGCTACATCTGGCTGGGCAGGAAAGGAGCTTTCTGTCGTGTCAG TGTCCTCAATGAGGACTGGACCTGCAATGATGTGTATGGCTTCCAAAAGGGCCTGAGTCACCTGGAGCAAAGCCTCAG GAGATGCCTGTATGGGCCGAACCTTATTGATGTGCAGGTGAAGTCTTACGTGAAACTGCTGTTTGAGGAG GTCCTCAACCCATTCTATGTGTTCCAAGTGTTCAGCATCACCCTGTGGATTGttgacaattattattattacgccatttgtatatttattatcTCCATTTTATCCATCGGTATCTCACTTTATGAGATCCGCAAG CAAAGCGTCACTCTTCGCAACATGGCCCGGTTGGTCACCAATGTCACAATACGGAGAAACTCAGGAG TGGAGGAACTTGTTAGCTCAGAGGAACTGGCCCCCGGCGACTGTCTAATCATCCCTCAGGAAGGTCTGCTGCTGCCCTGTGATGCGGCCCTGCTGGCTGGGGAGTGTCTGGTCAATGAGAGCATGCTCACAG GTGAAAGTGTCCCAGTGCTAAAGACGCCACTGCTAGCTAGTGAGGGGAGGTACAGCTCAGACACTGAGCGCAGACACACCCTATTCTGTGGTACCCAGCTCATTCAGGCCAAAGGGGGAGGGCCGGGAGGCAGCGGTGCTGTTGCTGTGGTCACAAGCACCG GGTTTTTCACAGCCAAAGGTAACCTGGTCAGCTCCATTTTGTATCCTCATCCAACCGACTTCCGCTTCTACCAAGATTCTGCTAAGTTCCTGCTCATCCTTGGTTTTGTTG CTTTTGTTGGCACCATTTACAGCTTTGTGGTCCTCTTCAAATCGGGT GTGACCTGGCTGGAGTTGGTGGTTATGAGCCTGGATGTTGTGACCATCGCAGTGCCTCCTGCCCTATCTGCAGCCATCACCACTGGCACTATCTATGCCCAGCGCAGGCTGAAGAGCCAGGGCGTCTTCTGCATCAGTCCACCACGCATCAACATTTGTGGCAAGGTCTCACTCTTCTGCTTTGACAAG ACAGGGACTCTTACGGAGGACGGTATGGATGTGTGGGGAGTGATGGAGGGGGGACCTGCCGGTTTCTCAGAGCTGGTCCCAGATCCCAGACTCCTGCACACAGGCCCCATGCTCTCAGGCCTGGCCTGCTGTCACACTGTGACACTGTTGCAAGGACAGCCCCTCGGAGACCCTCTGGAGCTCAAGATGGTCGAGTCCACTGGTTGG ACACTCCATGAGCCAGAGGGAGATGGAAATGTGCTGGATGCAGAGTTTGGAGGCCACAGAGTTTTGGCTGTTTTGAGACCGCCTAATCAACAGCCTCAAGCTCAAGGAGCT TCCACATGCGAGGCGGTGGCCATTGTTCAGAGGTTTCCCTTCTCCTCGGCACTGCAGAGGATGAGTGTGGTGACGGTGGCCCGCGGCCGATGCTCGGCTCTCGCATTCATGAAAGGATCCCCAGAAATGGTGGCTAGCCTCTGCCGAGCAGAAACTG TGCCAGGGCAGTTCTCCAGCAAACTGCACAGTTTCTCCAGCGAAGGTCTCCGAGTTCTTGCACTCGCCTATAAACCAGTAGACGGGAACGCTGACTTAAGGACCATTGAACG AGGGGAGGTAGAGAAAGACATGCAGTTCCTGGGCTTGATGATCATGAAGAATCTGGTGAAGCCAGAGAGTGCCCAGGTTATTAACATGCTGAGACTGGCACAACTTCGCAGTGTCATGGTCACTG GGGACAACATTTTAACAGCAGTCAATGTAGCAAAAAGCTGTGGGATGGTAGGATTTGATGACAAGGTGATATTCGTCAATGCAACCCCCCACACTGCTCAGTCCATACCCACCCTGAGGTTCAGCCTGGAAGACAGAGGGGAGGTCATCACTCAG GGCCTGTACCAGGGTGGTTTTGACTATCACTTGGCTATTAATGGCAAGTCATTTGCTGCCCTCTGTGATCACTTCCCTGAGTATTTGCCAAAG GTTTTGCTGCGAGCCACAGTATTTGCACGCATGGCTCCTGACCAGAAAACCCAGCTAGTGAAGGAGTTGCAGAAACTTAA CTACAAGGTGGGCATGTGTGGGGACGGGGCCAACGACTGCGGGGCCCTGAGAGCTGCTGATGTTGGGGTTTCTCTGTCTGAAGCCGAGGCTTCAGTCGCGTCACCTTTCACCTCCAAGACTGAAAACATCAGCTGTGTGCCGCTGCTTATCAG AGAGGGCCGGTGTTCTCTGGTCACCTCCTTCAGTCTCTTTAGATACATGGCCAGTTACAGCCTCATTCAGCTCTGTGCTGTCCTCACCCTCTACACA GTGAGGACGAGGATGTCCGACATGCAGTTCTTggtttgtgacttttttctggTGACGACACTGGCCATTGTGATGGGGAGAGGAGGCCCCAGTGACAAGCTGGACCCCTCCAGACCCTCAGCCAGTCTGCTGTCCCTGCCTGTGCTGGGCAGCCTCTTCATCCACACCTGTGTGATTGTTCTGGGCCAGCTGGCTGTGCTCTTCATCACCACCTCACAGGACTGGTCAGTAAAAAG gtacgTTCCAATCAATTCAACAAGGATTGGCGCAGACAATCTGCCAAACATGGAGGACACCAGTGTGTTTGCCTTGTCAGGTTTCCAGTACATCATCATGGCTGTGGTGGTCACCAAGGGATACCCTCACAAGAAACCCTTATACTACAATT gtgCTGATAGATTTGGGTATCCTGAACTGTCTTCGGTTGCTGCGTGGGAGGCGTGA